In Pyrus communis chromosome 8, drPyrComm1.1, whole genome shotgun sequence, one genomic interval encodes:
- the LOC137741309 gene encoding putative pentatricopeptide repeat-containing protein At1g12700, mitochondrial — translation MRATIAASSSSLKVGYGSRSSTTRLRLRGMLPCLLLSSSVVVVFFNNYLALFHSRSSKSTESRNTQQHQLVKITNVEDALNVFDEMLQRRPLPSVVPFNQILTQLAKLKHYSAVISLNNKMGVSGIRPDIYTLSIIINCFCHLHRMGFGLSVLGNFFKLGFEPNVTTCNTLINGFLLQNREAEAAALFNRMLDSGNCKPDVVTFGTLVKGLCAKGNNTAAIQLLKKMGEGACKPNLVIYNTIIDSLCKDTLVVDAQNLFSEMTSKGVAPNVRTYTSVIHGVCKLQDWKEATRLLNEMVSKHIFPNVYTFNVLVDTFCKEGMVQEARSVIEMMIQRGIEPNMITYNSFMDGYCLRGEMDEAKKVFEEIFSTGCMVNARSYSILINGYCKLKRIDDARILFLEMSQRGIVPNMVIYNTLIDGFCKMGKLQDAHNLFSQMHTLGQLPNVQTYNILLDGLCKNQQFPEAVELLDEMEEKKLDFNIVTYNILIQGLCRAEKVEYAWDLFRSLSSKGVQPDVRSYNIMISGFCNGGLTCKAENLLREMEERGRSPNGCTYNTIIRGFFNNNNISRAVRLIQEMVERGFSADASTTELIVNLLSKDEVDPALLAFIESPQ, via the coding sequence ATGCGGGCAACGattgctgcttcttcttcttctttgaaggTTGGTTATGGCAGCAGAAGCAGCACCACCAGACTCAGACTCAGAGGTATGCtgccttgtcttcttctttcttcttctgttgTCGTTGTTTTCTTCAACAATTATTTGGCTTTGTTTCATTCTCGGTCTTCTAAATCGACCGAATCTAGAAACACCCAACAACACCAGCTTGTTAAAATCACTAATGTTGAGGATGCTCTCAATGTGTTCGACGAAATGCTTCAAAGGCGTCCTCTGCCTTCCGTTGTCCCTTTCAACCAAATCTTGACTCAACTTGCCAAGTTGAAACATTATTCGGCAGTCATCTCCTTGAATAATAAAATGGGTGTTTCGGGAATTCGTCCTGATATTTATACTCTGAGTATTATCATTAACTGCTTTTGCCATTTGCACCGGATGGGGTTTGGTTTGTCAGTCTTGGGAAACTTCTTCAAATTGGGTTTTGAACCAAATGTCACGACCTGCAACACTCTAATCAACGGTTTTCTTCTCCAGAATAGAGAGGCCGAGGCAGCAGCACTTTTCAACAGAATGTTGGACAGTGGTAATTGCAAGCCGGATGTGGTTACTTTCGGTACCCTAGTAAAGGGCCTTTGCGCGAAAGGTAACAACACTGCAGCAATCCAATTGCTTAAGAAGATGGGAGAAGGGGCTTGCAAGCCTAACTTAGTTATTTATAACACGATTATCGACAGTCTTTGCAAAGATACTCTAGTTGTGGATGCACAGAACCTCTTCTCGGAAATGACGAGTAAGGGTGTTGCCCCAAATGTCAGGACCTATACCTCTGTGATTCATGGAGTTTGCAAATTACAGGATTGGAAAGAAGCTACAAGATTGTTGAATGAAATGGTGAGTAAACATATCTTTCCAAATGTGTACACCTTTAATGTCTTGGTTGATACATTTTGTAAAGAGGGAATGGTCCAAGAAGCAAGGAGCGTGATCGAAATGATGATTCAAAGAGGTATCGAACCTAATATGATTACTTACAATTCGTTTATGGATGGGTATTGTTTGCGAGGAGAAATGGACGAGGCGAAAAAGGTTTTTGAAGAGATATTTAGCACAGGATGCATGGTTAATGCTCGTAGTTATAGCATATTGATAAACGGCTATTGTAAGCTTAAAAGGATAGATGATGCCCGGATACTTTTTCTGGAAATGTCTCAAAGGGGAATTGTTCCAAATATGGTTATTTATAACACTCTTATAGATGGGTTTTGCAAGATGGGAAAACTACAAGATGCACATAACTTGTTCTCTCAAATGCATACTTTAGGTCAACTTCCAAATGTTCAAACGTATAATATTTTACTGGATGGCCTTTGTAAAAACCAACAATTTCCCGAGGCAGTTGAATTGTTGGACGAGATGGAggaaaagaagttggattttaatATTGTAACTTACAATATTCTTATTCAAGGTTTGTGCAGAGctgaaaaagttgaatatgcatgGGATCTCTTTCGGAGTTTGTCATCGAAAGGAGTTCAACCTGATGTCAGGTCATATAATATAATGATTAGTGGATTTTGTAATGGGGGGCTAACATGTAAGGCAGAAAACTTGCTAAGGGAAATGGAAGAGAGAGGTCGTTCTCCAAATGGTTGCACGTACAACACAATTATCCGAGGGTTTTTCAATAACAACAACATATCAAGGGCGGTGAGGCTTATTCAAGAAATGGTGGAGAGGGGTTTTTCTGCAGATGCATCAACCACGGAGTTGATCGTTAATTTATTGTCCAAAGATGAAGTAGATCCTGCTTTGTTGGCATTTATAGAAAGTCCGCAATGA
- the LOC137743067 gene encoding uncharacterized protein — protein MPNYQMIDNIRVKLMEMSSDRQREAERWTSPICPTMDDEMMKMVEVGRHWNVCRSSEHVFEVRDEYSVMVDLQSHTCSCYQWQIKGFPCAHALAAILKDGGNPYDYVEDYFTTDFYKSSYSYPIILVPDIEKDEQSMSQEFVIEPPLTKRPPGRPKVKRLKSIGEETCPNKCSRSSDATRHNRKTCNASI, from the coding sequence ATGCCAAATTACCAAATGATTGATAACATACGTGTGAAGTTGATGGAGATGAGTTCTGATAGGCAACGTGAAGCCGAAAGATGGACCTCACCAATATGCCCAACAATGGATGACGAAATGATGAAAATGGTTGAAGTTGGAAGACATTGGAATGTGTGTCGTTCAAGTGAACATGTTTTTGAAGTCAGAGATGAGTATTCTGTCATGGTGGACTTACAAAGTCATACTTGTTCTTGTTATCAATGGCAAATTAAAGGGTTCCCTTGTGCACATGCTTTGGCAGCTATTTTGAAAGATGGAGGTAACCCATATGATTATGTCGAAGATTATTTCACAACAGATTTCTATAAGTCTTCTTATTCATATCCCATTATTCTTGTACCTGATATTGAAAAGGATGAACAATCTATGAGTCAGGAGTTTGTGATAGAACCCCCATTGACAAAGAGGCCCCCAGGTAGACCAAAAGTTAAAAGACTAAAATCTATTGGGGAAGAAACATGCCCCAACAAGTGCAGTAGGTCTAGTGATGCTACACGCCACAATCGGAAAACTTGCAACGCCTCTATTTGA